One Solanum pennellii chromosome 10, SPENNV200 genomic region harbors:
- the LOC107002713 gene encoding protein SAWADEE HOMEODOMAIN HOMOLOG 2 isoform X4, whose protein sequence is MGRPPSNGGPSFRFNPAEVAEMEAILQAHNITMPAREVLVDLAEKFSSSSERSGKFVVQMKQVWNWFQNRRYAIRAKTAKSPGRYIAHPVPPSDPAAVKAPAKLSASPMPHSDPAAGRIMPQAPQPIPTPQVRTMPQVPQPLPAPSVQSVGRSASDNTQMEFEAKSARDGAWYDVASFLSHRSVENGDPEVLVRFAGFGAEEDEWVNVRMHVRQRSLPCESSECVAVLPGDLILCFQEGKEQALYYDAHVLDAQRRRHDVRGCRCRFLVRYDHDQSEEIVPLRKVCRRPETDYRLQQLNAESVKQQKIGNDPTTGNTMKVYPPADTPQKAQTESKMKLAEPTQKQPAPEYTIKPEPNVFPMPQKPSTDSLTGNTLAETTPKLMEEMAEKPVAETAEAPQEEKIETPLAEITNKAPAEAPEQPPAETTPKPLAYSTSKPAEATEELPAETTPNPLSASTSKPAEPTEETPAETTLKPPAASTLKPDEAPEQPPAETTPEPPASSTSNSVEAPKDPPAETTSIEETTLEPPAETTPEPPADTTSKPVEQSEEPPTEATLEPPADSTSTPVEEASEEQPKAEEHVDAGPPAASTDQDNAHV, encoded by the exons GTAGCTGAGATGGAAGCTATATTGCAAGCTCATAATATCACAATGCCGGCCCGTGAAGTTCTTGTAGATCTTGCTGAGAAGTTTAG TTCTTCATCGGAGAGATCTGGAAAATTTGTGGTTCAAATGAAACAA GTTTGGAACTGGTTCCAGAATAGACGATATGCTATTAGAGCAAAAACAGCTAAGAGTCCTGGTAGATATATTGCCCATCCAGTGCCTCCAAGTGATCCAGCTGCAGTAAAGGCTCCTGCCAAATTGAGTGCCTCACCTATGCCTCACAGTGATCCAGCTGCAGGAAGGATTATGCCCCAAGCCCCTCAACCCATACCCACTCCTCAAG TGAGAACAATGCCCCAGGTACCTCAACCTCTGCCTGCTCCATCAG TGCAAAGTGTGGGCAGGAGTGCTTCAGATAACACTCAAATGGAGTTCGAAGCTAAATCTGCAAGAGATGGTGCATG GTATGACGTAGCAAGCTTCCTGTCACATAGATCTGTGGAGAATGGTGATCCG GAAGTCTTGGTTCGGTTTGCGGGCTTTGGAGCAGAGGAGGATGAATGGGTAAATGTACGTATGCATGTAAGACAGCGATCTCTGCCTTGTGAATCATCGGAATGTGTTGCAGTTCTCCCTGGCGATCTGATTCTTTGCTTCCAG GAAGGGAAAGAGCAGGCCCTGTACTATGATGCACATGTCTTAGATGCTCAAAGACGCAGACATGATGTGAGAGGTTGCCGTTGTCGGTTTCTGGTTCGTTACGACCATGATCAGTCTGAG GAAATTGTTCCTCTGCGGAAGGTTTGTCGTCGGCCTGAAACTGATTATAGGTTGCAGCAACTAAATGCTGAATCTGTGAAGCAGCAGAAAATAGGTAATGACCCTACAACAGGCAATACTATGAAGGTTTACCCCCCAGCTGATACACCACAGAAAGCCCAAACCGAATCAAAGATGAAACTAGCTGAACCAACACAAAAGCAGCCTGCACCGGAGTACACCATCAAGCCAGAACCCAATGTGTTTCCTATGCCGCAAAAGCCTAGTACTGATTCTCTAACAGGAAATACTTTGGCGGAAACAACACCCAAGCTTATGGAAGAAATGGCGGAGAAGCCGGTAGCTGAAACAGCTGAGGCGCCTCAGGAAGAAAAAATAGAGACGCCTCTGGCAGAAATAACAAACAAAGCACCAGCAGAAGCACCAGAACAGCCTCCTGCCGAAACAACTCCTAAGCCTCTGGCCTATTCTACATCGAAGCCAGCTGAAGCAACAGAGGAGCTACCTGCTGAAACAACTCCTAATCCTCTGTCTGCTTCTACATCGAAGCCAGCTGAACCAACAGAGGAGACACCTGCTGAAACAACTCTTAAACCTCCAGCTGCATCAACATTGAAGCCAGATGAAGCACCAGAGCAGCCTCCCGCTGAAACAACACCTGAACCTCCAGCTTCTTCAACGTCAAACTCAGTTGAAGCACCAAAGGATCCTCCTGCTGAAACTACTTCCATAGAGGAAACAACTCTTGAGCCTCCTGCTGAAACAACTCCTGAACCTCCGGCTGATACAACATCAAAGCCAGTCGAACAATCAGAGGAGCCTCCTACTGAAGCAACTCTTGAGCCTCCAGCTGATTCAACATCAACTCCAGTCGAAGAAGCATCAGAGGAGCAGCCCAAGGCCGAGGAGCATGTTGATGCTGGACCCCCCGCAGCATCCACTGATCAGGACAATGCACATGTATAA
- the LOC107002713 gene encoding protein SAWADEE HOMEODOMAIN HOMOLOG 2 isoform X2, with the protein MGRPPSNGGPSFRFNPAEVAEMEAILQAHNITMPAREVLVDLAEKFSSSSERSGKFVVQMKQVWNWFQNRRYAIRAKTAKSPGRYIAHPVPPSDPAAVKAPAKLSASPMPHSDPAAGRIMPQAPQPIPTPQVRTMPQVPQPLPAPSVAVQSVGRSASDNTQMEFEAKSARDGAWYDVASFLSHRSVENGDPEVLVRFAGFGAEEDEWVNVRMHVRQRSLPCESSECVAVLPGDLILCFQEGKEQALYYDAHVLDAQRRRHDVRGCRCRFLVRYDHDQSEEIVPLRKVCRRPETDYRLQQLNAESVKQQKIGNDPTTGNTMKVYPPADTPQKAQTESKMKLAEPTQKQPAPEYTIKPEPNVFPMPQKPSTDSLTGNTLAETTPKLMEEMAEKPVAETAEAPQEEKIETPLAEITNKAPAEAPEQPPAETTPKPLAYSTSKPAEATEELPAETTPNPLSASTSKPAEPTEETPAETTLKPPAASTLKPDEAPEQPPAETTPEPPASSTSNSVEAPKDPPAETTSIEETTLEPPAETTPEPPADTTSKPVEQSEEPPTEATLEPPADSTSTPVEEASEEQPKAEEHVDAGPPAASTDQDNAHV; encoded by the exons GTAGCTGAGATGGAAGCTATATTGCAAGCTCATAATATCACAATGCCGGCCCGTGAAGTTCTTGTAGATCTTGCTGAGAAGTTTAG TTCTTCATCGGAGAGATCTGGAAAATTTGTGGTTCAAATGAAACAA GTTTGGAACTGGTTCCAGAATAGACGATATGCTATTAGAGCAAAAACAGCTAAGAGTCCTGGTAGATATATTGCCCATCCAGTGCCTCCAAGTGATCCAGCTGCAGTAAAGGCTCCTGCCAAATTGAGTGCCTCACCTATGCCTCACAGTGATCCAGCTGCAGGAAGGATTATGCCCCAAGCCCCTCAACCCATACCCACTCCTCAAG TGAGAACAATGCCCCAGGTACCTCAACCTCTGCCTGCTCCATCAG tggCAGTGCAAAGTGTGGGCAGGAGTGCTTCAGATAACACTCAAATGGAGTTCGAAGCTAAATCTGCAAGAGATGGTGCATG GTATGACGTAGCAAGCTTCCTGTCACATAGATCTGTGGAGAATGGTGATCCG GAAGTCTTGGTTCGGTTTGCGGGCTTTGGAGCAGAGGAGGATGAATGGGTAAATGTACGTATGCATGTAAGACAGCGATCTCTGCCTTGTGAATCATCGGAATGTGTTGCAGTTCTCCCTGGCGATCTGATTCTTTGCTTCCAG GAAGGGAAAGAGCAGGCCCTGTACTATGATGCACATGTCTTAGATGCTCAAAGACGCAGACATGATGTGAGAGGTTGCCGTTGTCGGTTTCTGGTTCGTTACGACCATGATCAGTCTGAG GAAATTGTTCCTCTGCGGAAGGTTTGTCGTCGGCCTGAAACTGATTATAGGTTGCAGCAACTAAATGCTGAATCTGTGAAGCAGCAGAAAATAGGTAATGACCCTACAACAGGCAATACTATGAAGGTTTACCCCCCAGCTGATACACCACAGAAAGCCCAAACCGAATCAAAGATGAAACTAGCTGAACCAACACAAAAGCAGCCTGCACCGGAGTACACCATCAAGCCAGAACCCAATGTGTTTCCTATGCCGCAAAAGCCTAGTACTGATTCTCTAACAGGAAATACTTTGGCGGAAACAACACCCAAGCTTATGGAAGAAATGGCGGAGAAGCCGGTAGCTGAAACAGCTGAGGCGCCTCAGGAAGAAAAAATAGAGACGCCTCTGGCAGAAATAACAAACAAAGCACCAGCAGAAGCACCAGAACAGCCTCCTGCCGAAACAACTCCTAAGCCTCTGGCCTATTCTACATCGAAGCCAGCTGAAGCAACAGAGGAGCTACCTGCTGAAACAACTCCTAATCCTCTGTCTGCTTCTACATCGAAGCCAGCTGAACCAACAGAGGAGACACCTGCTGAAACAACTCTTAAACCTCCAGCTGCATCAACATTGAAGCCAGATGAAGCACCAGAGCAGCCTCCCGCTGAAACAACACCTGAACCTCCAGCTTCTTCAACGTCAAACTCAGTTGAAGCACCAAAGGATCCTCCTGCTGAAACTACTTCCATAGAGGAAACAACTCTTGAGCCTCCTGCTGAAACAACTCCTGAACCTCCGGCTGATACAACATCAAAGCCAGTCGAACAATCAGAGGAGCCTCCTACTGAAGCAACTCTTGAGCCTCCAGCTGATTCAACATCAACTCCAGTCGAAGAAGCATCAGAGGAGCAGCCCAAGGCCGAGGAGCATGTTGATGCTGGACCCCCCGCAGCATCCACTGATCAGGACAATGCACATGTATAA
- the LOC107002713 gene encoding protein SAWADEE HOMEODOMAIN HOMOLOG 2 isoform X3 → MGRPPSNGGPSFRFNPAEVAEMEAILQAHNITMPAREVLVDLAEKFSSSSERSGKFVVQMKQVWNWFQNRRYAIRAKTAKSPGRYIAHPVPPSDPAAVKAPAKLSASPMPHSDPAAGRIMPQAPQPIPTPQVTVRTMPQVPQPLPAPSVQSVGRSASDNTQMEFEAKSARDGAWYDVASFLSHRSVENGDPEVLVRFAGFGAEEDEWVNVRMHVRQRSLPCESSECVAVLPGDLILCFQEGKEQALYYDAHVLDAQRRRHDVRGCRCRFLVRYDHDQSEEIVPLRKVCRRPETDYRLQQLNAESVKQQKIGNDPTTGNTMKVYPPADTPQKAQTESKMKLAEPTQKQPAPEYTIKPEPNVFPMPQKPSTDSLTGNTLAETTPKLMEEMAEKPVAETAEAPQEEKIETPLAEITNKAPAEAPEQPPAETTPKPLAYSTSKPAEATEELPAETTPNPLSASTSKPAEPTEETPAETTLKPPAASTLKPDEAPEQPPAETTPEPPASSTSNSVEAPKDPPAETTSIEETTLEPPAETTPEPPADTTSKPVEQSEEPPTEATLEPPADSTSTPVEEASEEQPKAEEHVDAGPPAASTDQDNAHV, encoded by the exons GTAGCTGAGATGGAAGCTATATTGCAAGCTCATAATATCACAATGCCGGCCCGTGAAGTTCTTGTAGATCTTGCTGAGAAGTTTAG TTCTTCATCGGAGAGATCTGGAAAATTTGTGGTTCAAATGAAACAA GTTTGGAACTGGTTCCAGAATAGACGATATGCTATTAGAGCAAAAACAGCTAAGAGTCCTGGTAGATATATTGCCCATCCAGTGCCTCCAAGTGATCCAGCTGCAGTAAAGGCTCCTGCCAAATTGAGTGCCTCACCTATGCCTCACAGTGATCCAGCTGCAGGAAGGATTATGCCCCAAGCCCCTCAACCCATACCCACTCCTCAAG TTACAGTGAGAACAATGCCCCAGGTACCTCAACCTCTGCCTGCTCCATCAG TGCAAAGTGTGGGCAGGAGTGCTTCAGATAACACTCAAATGGAGTTCGAAGCTAAATCTGCAAGAGATGGTGCATG GTATGACGTAGCAAGCTTCCTGTCACATAGATCTGTGGAGAATGGTGATCCG GAAGTCTTGGTTCGGTTTGCGGGCTTTGGAGCAGAGGAGGATGAATGGGTAAATGTACGTATGCATGTAAGACAGCGATCTCTGCCTTGTGAATCATCGGAATGTGTTGCAGTTCTCCCTGGCGATCTGATTCTTTGCTTCCAG GAAGGGAAAGAGCAGGCCCTGTACTATGATGCACATGTCTTAGATGCTCAAAGACGCAGACATGATGTGAGAGGTTGCCGTTGTCGGTTTCTGGTTCGTTACGACCATGATCAGTCTGAG GAAATTGTTCCTCTGCGGAAGGTTTGTCGTCGGCCTGAAACTGATTATAGGTTGCAGCAACTAAATGCTGAATCTGTGAAGCAGCAGAAAATAGGTAATGACCCTACAACAGGCAATACTATGAAGGTTTACCCCCCAGCTGATACACCACAGAAAGCCCAAACCGAATCAAAGATGAAACTAGCTGAACCAACACAAAAGCAGCCTGCACCGGAGTACACCATCAAGCCAGAACCCAATGTGTTTCCTATGCCGCAAAAGCCTAGTACTGATTCTCTAACAGGAAATACTTTGGCGGAAACAACACCCAAGCTTATGGAAGAAATGGCGGAGAAGCCGGTAGCTGAAACAGCTGAGGCGCCTCAGGAAGAAAAAATAGAGACGCCTCTGGCAGAAATAACAAACAAAGCACCAGCAGAAGCACCAGAACAGCCTCCTGCCGAAACAACTCCTAAGCCTCTGGCCTATTCTACATCGAAGCCAGCTGAAGCAACAGAGGAGCTACCTGCTGAAACAACTCCTAATCCTCTGTCTGCTTCTACATCGAAGCCAGCTGAACCAACAGAGGAGACACCTGCTGAAACAACTCTTAAACCTCCAGCTGCATCAACATTGAAGCCAGATGAAGCACCAGAGCAGCCTCCCGCTGAAACAACACCTGAACCTCCAGCTTCTTCAACGTCAAACTCAGTTGAAGCACCAAAGGATCCTCCTGCTGAAACTACTTCCATAGAGGAAACAACTCTTGAGCCTCCTGCTGAAACAACTCCTGAACCTCCGGCTGATACAACATCAAAGCCAGTCGAACAATCAGAGGAGCCTCCTACTGAAGCAACTCTTGAGCCTCCAGCTGATTCAACATCAACTCCAGTCGAAGAAGCATCAGAGGAGCAGCCCAAGGCCGAGGAGCATGTTGATGCTGGACCCCCCGCAGCATCCACTGATCAGGACAATGCACATGTATAA
- the LOC107002713 gene encoding protein SAWADEE HOMEODOMAIN HOMOLOG 2 isoform X1, whose amino-acid sequence MGRPPSNGGPSFRFNPAEVAEMEAILQAHNITMPAREVLVDLAEKFSSSSERSGKFVVQMKQVWNWFQNRRYAIRAKTAKSPGRYIAHPVPPSDPAAVKAPAKLSASPMPHSDPAAGRIMPQAPQPIPTPQVTVRTMPQVPQPLPAPSVAVQSVGRSASDNTQMEFEAKSARDGAWYDVASFLSHRSVENGDPEVLVRFAGFGAEEDEWVNVRMHVRQRSLPCESSECVAVLPGDLILCFQEGKEQALYYDAHVLDAQRRRHDVRGCRCRFLVRYDHDQSEEIVPLRKVCRRPETDYRLQQLNAESVKQQKIGNDPTTGNTMKVYPPADTPQKAQTESKMKLAEPTQKQPAPEYTIKPEPNVFPMPQKPSTDSLTGNTLAETTPKLMEEMAEKPVAETAEAPQEEKIETPLAEITNKAPAEAPEQPPAETTPKPLAYSTSKPAEATEELPAETTPNPLSASTSKPAEPTEETPAETTLKPPAASTLKPDEAPEQPPAETTPEPPASSTSNSVEAPKDPPAETTSIEETTLEPPAETTPEPPADTTSKPVEQSEEPPTEATLEPPADSTSTPVEEASEEQPKAEEHVDAGPPAASTDQDNAHV is encoded by the exons GTAGCTGAGATGGAAGCTATATTGCAAGCTCATAATATCACAATGCCGGCCCGTGAAGTTCTTGTAGATCTTGCTGAGAAGTTTAG TTCTTCATCGGAGAGATCTGGAAAATTTGTGGTTCAAATGAAACAA GTTTGGAACTGGTTCCAGAATAGACGATATGCTATTAGAGCAAAAACAGCTAAGAGTCCTGGTAGATATATTGCCCATCCAGTGCCTCCAAGTGATCCAGCTGCAGTAAAGGCTCCTGCCAAATTGAGTGCCTCACCTATGCCTCACAGTGATCCAGCTGCAGGAAGGATTATGCCCCAAGCCCCTCAACCCATACCCACTCCTCAAG TTACAGTGAGAACAATGCCCCAGGTACCTCAACCTCTGCCTGCTCCATCAG tggCAGTGCAAAGTGTGGGCAGGAGTGCTTCAGATAACACTCAAATGGAGTTCGAAGCTAAATCTGCAAGAGATGGTGCATG GTATGACGTAGCAAGCTTCCTGTCACATAGATCTGTGGAGAATGGTGATCCG GAAGTCTTGGTTCGGTTTGCGGGCTTTGGAGCAGAGGAGGATGAATGGGTAAATGTACGTATGCATGTAAGACAGCGATCTCTGCCTTGTGAATCATCGGAATGTGTTGCAGTTCTCCCTGGCGATCTGATTCTTTGCTTCCAG GAAGGGAAAGAGCAGGCCCTGTACTATGATGCACATGTCTTAGATGCTCAAAGACGCAGACATGATGTGAGAGGTTGCCGTTGTCGGTTTCTGGTTCGTTACGACCATGATCAGTCTGAG GAAATTGTTCCTCTGCGGAAGGTTTGTCGTCGGCCTGAAACTGATTATAGGTTGCAGCAACTAAATGCTGAATCTGTGAAGCAGCAGAAAATAGGTAATGACCCTACAACAGGCAATACTATGAAGGTTTACCCCCCAGCTGATACACCACAGAAAGCCCAAACCGAATCAAAGATGAAACTAGCTGAACCAACACAAAAGCAGCCTGCACCGGAGTACACCATCAAGCCAGAACCCAATGTGTTTCCTATGCCGCAAAAGCCTAGTACTGATTCTCTAACAGGAAATACTTTGGCGGAAACAACACCCAAGCTTATGGAAGAAATGGCGGAGAAGCCGGTAGCTGAAACAGCTGAGGCGCCTCAGGAAGAAAAAATAGAGACGCCTCTGGCAGAAATAACAAACAAAGCACCAGCAGAAGCACCAGAACAGCCTCCTGCCGAAACAACTCCTAAGCCTCTGGCCTATTCTACATCGAAGCCAGCTGAAGCAACAGAGGAGCTACCTGCTGAAACAACTCCTAATCCTCTGTCTGCTTCTACATCGAAGCCAGCTGAACCAACAGAGGAGACACCTGCTGAAACAACTCTTAAACCTCCAGCTGCATCAACATTGAAGCCAGATGAAGCACCAGAGCAGCCTCCCGCTGAAACAACACCTGAACCTCCAGCTTCTTCAACGTCAAACTCAGTTGAAGCACCAAAGGATCCTCCTGCTGAAACTACTTCCATAGAGGAAACAACTCTTGAGCCTCCTGCTGAAACAACTCCTGAACCTCCGGCTGATACAACATCAAAGCCAGTCGAACAATCAGAGGAGCCTCCTACTGAAGCAACTCTTGAGCCTCCAGCTGATTCAACATCAACTCCAGTCGAAGAAGCATCAGAGGAGCAGCCCAAGGCCGAGGAGCATGTTGATGCTGGACCCCCCGCAGCATCCACTGATCAGGACAATGCACATGTATAA
- the LOC107002713 gene encoding protein SAWADEE HOMEODOMAIN HOMOLOG 2 isoform X5, which translates to MLQVAEMEAILQAHNITMPAREVLVDLAEKFSSSSERSGKFVVQMKQVWNWFQNRRYAIRAKTAKSPGRYIAHPVPPSDPAAVKAPAKLSASPMPHSDPAAGRIMPQAPQPIPTPQVTVRTMPQVPQPLPAPSVAVQSVGRSASDNTQMEFEAKSARDGAWYDVASFLSHRSVENGDPEVLVRFAGFGAEEDEWVNVRMHVRQRSLPCESSECVAVLPGDLILCFQEGKEQALYYDAHVLDAQRRRHDVRGCRCRFLVRYDHDQSEEIVPLRKVCRRPETDYRLQQLNAESVKQQKIGNDPTTGNTMKVYPPADTPQKAQTESKMKLAEPTQKQPAPEYTIKPEPNVFPMPQKPSTDSLTGNTLAETTPKLMEEMAEKPVAETAEAPQEEKIETPLAEITNKAPAEAPEQPPAETTPKPLAYSTSKPAEATEELPAETTPNPLSASTSKPAEPTEETPAETTLKPPAASTLKPDEAPEQPPAETTPEPPASSTSNSVEAPKDPPAETTSIEETTLEPPAETTPEPPADTTSKPVEQSEEPPTEATLEPPADSTSTPVEEASEEQPKAEEHVDAGPPAASTDQDNAHV; encoded by the exons ATGTTGCAGGTAGCTGAGATGGAAGCTATATTGCAAGCTCATAATATCACAATGCCGGCCCGTGAAGTTCTTGTAGATCTTGCTGAGAAGTTTAG TTCTTCATCGGAGAGATCTGGAAAATTTGTGGTTCAAATGAAACAA GTTTGGAACTGGTTCCAGAATAGACGATATGCTATTAGAGCAAAAACAGCTAAGAGTCCTGGTAGATATATTGCCCATCCAGTGCCTCCAAGTGATCCAGCTGCAGTAAAGGCTCCTGCCAAATTGAGTGCCTCACCTATGCCTCACAGTGATCCAGCTGCAGGAAGGATTATGCCCCAAGCCCCTCAACCCATACCCACTCCTCAAG TTACAGTGAGAACAATGCCCCAGGTACCTCAACCTCTGCCTGCTCCATCAG tggCAGTGCAAAGTGTGGGCAGGAGTGCTTCAGATAACACTCAAATGGAGTTCGAAGCTAAATCTGCAAGAGATGGTGCATG GTATGACGTAGCAAGCTTCCTGTCACATAGATCTGTGGAGAATGGTGATCCG GAAGTCTTGGTTCGGTTTGCGGGCTTTGGAGCAGAGGAGGATGAATGGGTAAATGTACGTATGCATGTAAGACAGCGATCTCTGCCTTGTGAATCATCGGAATGTGTTGCAGTTCTCCCTGGCGATCTGATTCTTTGCTTCCAG GAAGGGAAAGAGCAGGCCCTGTACTATGATGCACATGTCTTAGATGCTCAAAGACGCAGACATGATGTGAGAGGTTGCCGTTGTCGGTTTCTGGTTCGTTACGACCATGATCAGTCTGAG GAAATTGTTCCTCTGCGGAAGGTTTGTCGTCGGCCTGAAACTGATTATAGGTTGCAGCAACTAAATGCTGAATCTGTGAAGCAGCAGAAAATAGGTAATGACCCTACAACAGGCAATACTATGAAGGTTTACCCCCCAGCTGATACACCACAGAAAGCCCAAACCGAATCAAAGATGAAACTAGCTGAACCAACACAAAAGCAGCCTGCACCGGAGTACACCATCAAGCCAGAACCCAATGTGTTTCCTATGCCGCAAAAGCCTAGTACTGATTCTCTAACAGGAAATACTTTGGCGGAAACAACACCCAAGCTTATGGAAGAAATGGCGGAGAAGCCGGTAGCTGAAACAGCTGAGGCGCCTCAGGAAGAAAAAATAGAGACGCCTCTGGCAGAAATAACAAACAAAGCACCAGCAGAAGCACCAGAACAGCCTCCTGCCGAAACAACTCCTAAGCCTCTGGCCTATTCTACATCGAAGCCAGCTGAAGCAACAGAGGAGCTACCTGCTGAAACAACTCCTAATCCTCTGTCTGCTTCTACATCGAAGCCAGCTGAACCAACAGAGGAGACACCTGCTGAAACAACTCTTAAACCTCCAGCTGCATCAACATTGAAGCCAGATGAAGCACCAGAGCAGCCTCCCGCTGAAACAACACCTGAACCTCCAGCTTCTTCAACGTCAAACTCAGTTGAAGCACCAAAGGATCCTCCTGCTGAAACTACTTCCATAGAGGAAACAACTCTTGAGCCTCCTGCTGAAACAACTCCTGAACCTCCGGCTGATACAACATCAAAGCCAGTCGAACAATCAGAGGAGCCTCCTACTGAAGCAACTCTTGAGCCTCCAGCTGATTCAACATCAACTCCAGTCGAAGAAGCATCAGAGGAGCAGCCCAAGGCCGAGGAGCATGTTGATGCTGGACCCCCCGCAGCATCCACTGATCAGGACAATGCACATGTATAA